Proteins encoded together in one Columba livia isolate bColLiv1 breed racing homer chromosome 3, bColLiv1.pat.W.v2, whole genome shotgun sequence window:
- the CRLS1 gene encoding cardiolipin synthase (CMP-forming) isoform X1, protein MLAAAWLGRGFWGLLGGAGRRRPGGGARPLASRPEVAAAAAEGGGGGGAGGRCHGNGGVFCLAAAAGALAGPRAAPTLQPRPRLLREHQRLLRAPATAWRLLSGGAGPRRAGGGGGGAAAPEPPRERRVAGRYAELYENPWTIPNILSMARMGLAPVLGYLIVEENFDVALGVFVLAGVTDLLDGFIARNWANQKSALGSALDPLADKILISVLYVSLTCANLIPVSLTSMIILRDVALIAAVFYVRYKTLSPPRTLSRYFNPCYATAQLKPTFISKMNTAVQLILVAASLAAPVFNYVDSIYLQTLWCVTAFTTITSAYSYYHYGQKTVQVINNK, encoded by the exons ATGCTGGCCGCCGCTTGGCTGGGCAGGGGTTTCTGGGGGCTcctcggcggggcggggcggcggcggccgggcggCGGCGCCAGGCCGCTGGCCAGCCGGCCCgaggtggcggcggcggcggcggaggggggcggtggcgggggggcgggcggcCGCTGCCATGGCAACGGCGGCGTCTTCTGCctggcggcggccgcgggggcTCTGGCGGGGCCGCGCGCGGCGCCCACCCTGCAGCCGCGCCCGCGGCTGCTGCGCGAGCACCAACGGCTGCTGCGCGCCCCCGCCACCGCCTGGCGCCTCCtcagcggcggggccgggccgcgaAGGGCGGGAGGCggtggcggcggggccgcggcgccGGAGCCCCCGCGTGAGCGCCGTGTGGCGGGGCGCTACGCCGAGCTG TATGAAAACCCCTGGACGATCCCAAATATACTGTCAATGGCAAGAATGGGTTTGGCACCAGTTTTAGGCTATTTGATCGTTGAAGAAAATTTTGACGTTGCATTAGGTGTCTTTGTTTTGGCTGGTGTAACGGATTTG tTGGATGGATTTATCGCACGAAACTGGGCTAATCAGAAATCAGCTTTGGGAAGTGCTCTTGATCCTCTGGCTGATAAAATTCTCATCAGTGTGCTCTATGTAAGCCTAACTTGTGCAAATCTTATCCCAG tttcacttACTTCCATGATTATTCTGAGGGATGTAGCACtcattgctgctgttttttaTGTTCGATACAAAACTCTTTCTCCACCG AGGACACTCAGTAGGTATTTTAACCCCTGTTATGCTACTGCCCAATTAAAACCAACATTCATTAGCAAG ATGAATACAGCAGTTCAGCTAATTTTGGTGGCCGCTTCTTTAGCAGCTCCTGTTTTCAATTATGTGGACAGCATATATCTGCAGACATTATG GTGCGTCACAGCTTTCACAACGATAACATCTGCATACAGCTATTACCACTATGGCCAAAAAACGGTTCAGGTGATAAATAACAAATGA
- the CRLS1 gene encoding cardiolipin synthase (CMP-forming) isoform X2, whose amino-acid sequence MLAAAWLGRGFWGLLGGAGRRRPGGGARPLASRPEVAAAAAEGGGGGGAGGRCHGNGGVFCLAAAAGALAGPRAAPTLQPRPRLLREHQRLLRAPATAWRLLSGGAGPRRAGGGGGGAAAPEPPRERRVAGRYAELYENPWTIPNILSMARMGLAPVLGYLIVEENFDVALGVFVLAGVTDLLDGFIARNWANQKSALGSALDPLADKILISVLYVSLTCANLIPVSLTSMIILRDVALIAAVFYVRYKTLSPPRTLSRYFNPCYATAQLKPTFISKMNTAVQLILVAASLAAPVFNYVDSIYLQTLWFLKPI is encoded by the exons ATGCTGGCCGCCGCTTGGCTGGGCAGGGGTTTCTGGGGGCTcctcggcggggcggggcggcggcggccgggcggCGGCGCCAGGCCGCTGGCCAGCCGGCCCgaggtggcggcggcggcggcggaggggggcggtggcgggggggcgggcggcCGCTGCCATGGCAACGGCGGCGTCTTCTGCctggcggcggccgcgggggcTCTGGCGGGGCCGCGCGCGGCGCCCACCCTGCAGCCGCGCCCGCGGCTGCTGCGCGAGCACCAACGGCTGCTGCGCGCCCCCGCCACCGCCTGGCGCCTCCtcagcggcggggccgggccgcgaAGGGCGGGAGGCggtggcggcggggccgcggcgccGGAGCCCCCGCGTGAGCGCCGTGTGGCGGGGCGCTACGCCGAGCTG TATGAAAACCCCTGGACGATCCCAAATATACTGTCAATGGCAAGAATGGGTTTGGCACCAGTTTTAGGCTATTTGATCGTTGAAGAAAATTTTGACGTTGCATTAGGTGTCTTTGTTTTGGCTGGTGTAACGGATTTG tTGGATGGATTTATCGCACGAAACTGGGCTAATCAGAAATCAGCTTTGGGAAGTGCTCTTGATCCTCTGGCTGATAAAATTCTCATCAGTGTGCTCTATGTAAGCCTAACTTGTGCAAATCTTATCCCAG tttcacttACTTCCATGATTATTCTGAGGGATGTAGCACtcattgctgctgttttttaTGTTCGATACAAAACTCTTTCTCCACCG AGGACACTCAGTAGGTATTTTAACCCCTGTTATGCTACTGCCCAATTAAAACCAACATTCATTAGCAAG ATGAATACAGCAGTTCAGCTAATTTTGGTGGCCGCTTCTTTAGCAGCTCCTGTTTTCAATTATGTGGACAGCATATATCTGCAGACATTATG GTTTCTGAAGCCTATTTGA